In Desulfuromonas acetexigens, the following proteins share a genomic window:
- a CDS encoding DUF2281 domain-containing protein, translated as MARQSAEEKKILESLRALPPEKKSEIIDFIEFLKTKTVKSERRSLKNLWSRFSVQISEQEISDLRKELWENFTSGNEK; from the coding sequence ATGGCCAGACAATCTGCTGAAGAAAAAAAAATCCTTGAATCTCTGCGCGCCCTTCCACCCGAAAAAAAATCTGAGATTATTGATTTTATTGAATTTCTAAAAACAAAAACGGTGAAGAGCGAACGCCGCAGCTTGAAAAATCTCTGGAGTCGATTTTCCGTTCAGATCTCAGAACAGGAAATCTCGGATCTCCGTAAAGAACTGTGGGAGAACTTCACCAGCGGCAACGAAAAATGA
- a CDS encoding PqiC family protein, whose protein sequence is MIRYLRYLLLLSLLGCSTTPPAAFYTLSPGLAPPGTALPLTLGLTLSEFPEALDRPQLMLRTGENRLDIQELHRWAAPLEGQVRGVLRENLASTGARVETHPWPRDFAPERQIRLAVTRFDGRPGATADLHARWTLNTADGTPILTRTAAYSEPAGESIETLVAAQNRLLERLAVEIVGSVRCEE, encoded by the coding sequence ATGATCCGTTATCTTCGTTATCTGCTGCTGCTCAGCCTGCTCGGCTGTTCGACCACGCCGCCCGCCGCTTTCTACACCCTGAGCCCCGGCCTTGCCCCGCCGGGGACCGCCCTCCCCTTGACCCTGGGGCTGACCCTGAGCGAGTTTCCGGAAGCCCTCGACCGCCCGCAGCTGATGCTGCGCACTGGCGAAAACCGTCTCGACATCCAGGAACTGCACCGCTGGGCCGCCCCCCTCGAAGGGCAGGTGCGGGGCGTGTTGCGGGAGAATCTCGCCTCGACCGGAGCGCGGGTAGAAACCCATCCCTGGCCAAGGGATTTTGCCCCCGAGCGACAGATCCGTCTCGCCGTCACCCGCTTCGACGGCCGCCCCGGCGCCACCGCCGATCTGCACGCGCGCTGGACCCTCAACACCGCCGACGGCACCCCGATCCTGACCCGCACCGCCGCCTACAGCGAACCAGCCGGAGAGAGCATCGAAACCCTCGTCGCCGCCCAGAACCGATTGTTGGAACGGCTGGCGGTGGAGATAGTTGGTTCAGTGAGGTGTGAGGAGTGA
- a CDS encoding intermembrane transport protein PqiB, with protein sequence MTETTEQQQAAEVVVKHRRMPSLIWIIPIVAAVIAAWLAVKAVNDRGPVITIRFDSATGLEAGKTKIRYRDVDIGLVEAVRLDEDLTHVLVSARMDRRAAPFLVDDTQFWVVRARVAAGEVSGLGTLFSGAYIALAPGRGETPADHFIGQETPPALTGDQPGRTFILKTKRLGSLDVGSPVYHRQIQVGRVISYHLSNTSEEIELGIFIEAPHHERVRAGTRFWNADGFDFALDANGLRVDSESLLTIISGGIAFALPDPAKAGEIAGENSQFILYPNRRASMEPIHHLKQRYLLYFNESVRGLTPGAPVEFRGIRVGQVVSVELEFDTQRMEFRIPVVVELEPERIRLTGNGKLYPEDLAPKLIEKGLTAQLKQANLLTGQLAIALSLEAKAPRPTPGKDDPYPRIPTIPTPFEELSGTVTRILKKLDDLPLDRIASGVERDLASLDQTLKAATGTLESFDTTLNGLKDLTGNLDRELAPAAKTAIEEMQRTLQELRANFGSDSPLSSDARQAMEEFSKAARGVRDLTDYLERHPESLLRGKKGTAP encoded by the coding sequence ATGACCGAAACGACCGAACAACAGCAAGCGGCCGAGGTGGTGGTGAAGCACCGCCGGATGCCGTCGCTGATCTGGATCATCCCCATCGTCGCCGCCGTCATCGCCGCCTGGCTGGCGGTGAAAGCGGTGAACGACCGGGGGCCGGTGATCACCATCCGCTTCGACTCGGCCACCGGCCTGGAGGCGGGCAAGACCAAGATCCGCTATCGGGATGTGGATATCGGCCTGGTCGAGGCGGTGCGCCTGGACGAGGATCTGACCCATGTGCTGGTCTCGGCGCGCATGGACCGCCGCGCCGCCCCCTTTCTGGTCGACGACACCCAGTTCTGGGTGGTGCGGGCGCGGGTCGCCGCCGGCGAGGTCTCGGGGCTGGGTACCCTCTTCTCCGGCGCCTATATCGCCCTCGCCCCCGGTCGGGGAGAGACTCCCGCAGACCATTTCATCGGTCAGGAGACCCCGCCGGCGCTCACCGGCGACCAGCCGGGGCGCACGTTCATCCTCAAGACCAAGCGCCTCGGCTCCCTCGATGTCGGCTCCCCCGTCTATCACCGGCAGATCCAGGTCGGCCGGGTCATCAGCTACCACTTGAGCAATACCAGCGAGGAGATCGAACTCGGCATCTTCATCGAGGCGCCGCACCACGAGCGGGTGCGGGCCGGTACCCGTTTCTGGAACGCCGACGGCTTCGATTTCGCCCTCGACGCTAACGGTCTGCGGGTCGACAGCGAATCGCTACTGACCATCATCTCCGGCGGTATCGCCTTCGCCCTCCCCGACCCGGCCAAAGCCGGGGAGATCGCCGGGGAGAACAGCCAGTTCATCCTTTACCCCAACCGCCGCGCTTCGATGGAGCCGATTCACCACCTGAAGCAGCGCTACCTGCTCTACTTCAACGAGTCGGTGCGCGGGCTCACCCCCGGCGCCCCGGTGGAGTTTCGCGGCATCCGCGTCGGCCAGGTCGTTTCCGTCGAACTTGAATTCGACACCCAGCGCATGGAGTTCCGCATCCCCGTGGTGGTCGAGCTGGAACCGGAGCGCATCCGCCTCACCGGCAACGGCAAGCTCTACCCCGAGGATCTCGCCCCGAAGCTGATCGAAAAAGGGCTGACCGCTCAGCTCAAACAGGCCAATCTGCTCACCGGCCAGCTGGCCATCGCCCTCTCTCTCGAAGCCAAAGCGCCGCGCCCGACGCCGGGCAAGGACGACCCCTATCCGCGCATCCCGACCATCCCCACCCCCTTCGAGGAACTTTCCGGGACGGTGACGCGGATTCTGAAAAAACTCGACGACCTGCCCCTCGACCGCATCGCTTCCGGGGTGGAGCGGGACCTGGCAAGCCTCGACCAGACCCTGAAGGCAGCGACGGGCACCCTTGAATCCTTCGACACCACCCTGAACGGCTTGAAAGACCTCACCGGCAATCTCGACCGCGAACTGGCGCCGGCGGCGAAGACCGCCATCGAGGAGATGCAGCGCACCTTGCAGGAGCTGCGGGCCAATTTCGGGTCCGACTCCCCCTTGAGCAGCGACGCGCGCCAGGCGATGGAGGAGTTTTCCAAGGCGGCGCGGGGCGTCCGCGACCTCACCGACTACCTGGAACGTCACCCCGAATCGTTGCTGCGCGGCAAGAAAGGGACCGCCCCATGA
- a CDS encoding ammonia-forming cytochrome c nitrite reductase subunit c552, with protein sequence MSRKSPISILLMLALAALLMAGCQPEKTEAVRPVKIADGEIDPAEWGKAYPVHYDLWKMTEEPLPAGKSRYRKGWDADGINYDKLSQYPFLALLFNGWGFGVAYYEPRGHAYMVRDQLEIDSSRLGSGGVCLTCKTPYAAKLEKEMGVDYYMKPFNEVLGQIPEKHRELGVACVDCHDSQSMALKLSREFTLGKALDVIGVDRSKLTTQEMRTLVCAQCHVTYAIPKNEDKKSVGIYFPWQGSKMGNITIENIIAQFRNDPTVREWKQSVTGFRLPFIRHPEFELYSNSSVHWMAGASCTDCHMPYTKVGSVKVSDHRVASPLKSDLKACQQCHAEGPEWLRQRVYDIQDRTVSMKIRAGYANATVAKLFEITHKAQEGGAVIDQALYDQAKEFYFDSFFRLIFIGAENSMGFHNPPEAARVLSDSTAFATKAEGLLRQALTKANVELPVEIDLELEKYLNDRGETKVQFMPEQVVADPFGNQVRFNSKSMPAGVQTESPASRTQPAE encoded by the coding sequence ATGTCCAGGAAATCCCCTATTTCAATTTTGTTGATGCTGGCGCTGGCGGCGCTGCTGATGGCCGGTTGCCAGCCGGAGAAGACCGAAGCGGTGCGTCCGGTGAAGATTGCCGACGGTGAAATCGATCCGGCCGAGTGGGGCAAGGCCTATCCGGTCCATTATGACCTGTGGAAAATGACCGAAGAGCCTCTGCCGGCGGGGAAGAGCCGCTATCGTAAAGGTTGGGACGCCGATGGCATCAACTACGACAAACTTTCCCAGTACCCTTTCCTGGCCCTGCTTTTTAACGGCTGGGGCTTCGGTGTCGCTTATTACGAGCCGCGTGGCCACGCCTACATGGTGCGCGACCAGCTCGAAATCGACTCCTCCCGCCTCGGTTCCGGCGGCGTCTGTCTGACCTGTAAAACCCCTTATGCCGCCAAGCTCGAAAAGGAGATGGGGGTCGATTATTACATGAAACCCTTCAATGAGGTGCTTGGTCAGATTCCTGAGAAACACCGCGAACTCGGCGTGGCCTGCGTCGACTGTCACGACAGCCAGTCGATGGCACTCAAGCTTTCCCGCGAATTCACCCTGGGCAAGGCCCTGGATGTCATCGGGGTGGACCGGAGCAAGTTGACCACCCAGGAAATGCGCACCCTGGTCTGCGCCCAGTGCCATGTGACCTATGCCATCCCCAAAAACGAGGACAAGAAATCGGTCGGCATTTATTTCCCCTGGCAGGGAAGCAAGATGGGTAACATCACTATCGAGAATATCATCGCCCAGTTCCGCAATGACCCCACCGTCAGGGAATGGAAACAATCCGTCACCGGCTTCCGGCTCCCCTTCATTCGTCATCCTGAATTCGAGCTCTACTCCAACAGCAGTGTCCACTGGATGGCCGGCGCTTCTTGCACCGACTGCCATATGCCTTACACCAAGGTCGGTTCGGTGAAGGTCTCCGATCACCGCGTCGCCAGCCCCTTGAAGTCCGATCTCAAGGCTTGTCAGCAGTGCCACGCCGAAGGGCCCGAGTGGCTGCGCCAGCGGGTCTATGACATCCAGGATCGCACCGTGTCGATGAAGATCCGCGCCGGTTACGCCAACGCCACCGTCGCCAAACTCTTCGAGATCACCCATAAGGCCCAGGAAGGCGGGGCGGTCATCGATCAGGCCCTTTACGATCAGGCCAAGGAATTCTATTTCGATTCTTTCTTCCGCCTGATCTTCATCGGCGCCGAGAACTCCATGGGCTTCCACAACCCGCCGGAAGCGGCCCGGGTCCTCTCCGACTCCACCGCTTTCGCCACCAAGGCCGAAGGCCTGCTGCGCCAGGCGTTGACCAAGGCCAATGTGGAACTGCCCGTCGAGATCGATCTCGAACTGGAAAAATATCTCAACGACCGCGGCGAGACCAAGGTTCAGTTCATGCCTGAACAAGTCGTTGCCGATCCCTTCGGTAATCAGGTCCGTTTCAATAGCAAATCCATGCCGGCCGGGGTACAGACTGAAAGCCCCGCTTCGCGGACGCAACCGGCCGAATAA
- a CDS encoding AMP-binding protein: protein MSNLLHFTLGALLEDTARRFPDNDALVYPDRGLRLSYREFDALCDRVAKGLMAIGVKKGEHLAIWATNVPEWVVLQFATAKIGAVLVTVNTSYKSAELEYVLNQSDSTTLFLVQGFKDTNYVETVNTVVPELTSAPFGQLACAKLPFLKNVIFLGGGAPAGMLAYAELEKLGEKITDAELAAVKASLDEHEVINMQYTSGTTGFPKGVMLTHHNLVNNGFNIGECMKFTEQDRLCIPVPFFHCFGCVLGVLACVTHGSTMVPVETFNPEAVLKAIEAERCTAVHGVPTMFIAEMEHPAFRKYDLSTLRSGIMAGSPCPIEVMKRVIRDMHCSEITITYGQTESSPGITMTRTDDPIELRVASVGRALPDVEVKIIDIETGAALPPGKQGELCTRGYHVMKGYYKMPEETAKAIDGDGWLHTGDLAVMDENGYCKITGRIKNMIIRGGENVYPREIEEFLYTHPKVADVQVYGVPDAKYGEQVMAAVKIKDGVSCSEEEIKDFCRGRIANYKIPYYVKFVDEYPMTASGKIQKFKLREMAIRELRLEEAETA from the coding sequence ATGTCGAACCTGCTGCATTTCACCTTGGGTGCCCTGCTTGAGGATACCGCCCGGCGCTTTCCCGACAACGATGCCCTCGTCTATCCCGATCGCGGCCTGCGCCTCAGCTACCGGGAATTCGACGCCCTCTGTGACCGGGTCGCCAAAGGGCTCATGGCCATCGGCGTCAAGAAGGGGGAGCATCTGGCGATCTGGGCGACCAACGTTCCCGAATGGGTGGTGCTGCAGTTCGCCACCGCGAAGATCGGCGCGGTGCTGGTGACGGTCAATACCAGTTACAAGTCGGCGGAGTTGGAGTACGTGCTCAACCAGTCCGACTCGACCACGCTCTTTCTGGTTCAGGGCTTCAAGGACACCAATTACGTGGAAACCGTCAACACGGTCGTTCCCGAGCTGACGAGCGCTCCTTTCGGGCAGCTGGCCTGCGCGAAACTCCCGTTTCTGAAAAATGTCATCTTCCTGGGCGGCGGCGCCCCCGCCGGCATGCTCGCCTACGCCGAACTGGAAAAACTCGGTGAAAAAATCACCGATGCCGAACTGGCGGCGGTGAAGGCCAGCCTCGACGAGCACGAGGTTATCAACATGCAGTACACCTCGGGGACGACGGGCTTTCCCAAGGGGGTCATGCTCACCCATCACAACCTCGTCAATAACGGCTTCAATATCGGCGAGTGCATGAAGTTCACCGAGCAGGACCGCCTCTGCATCCCGGTTCCCTTCTTCCATTGTTTTGGCTGTGTTCTGGGCGTGCTCGCCTGTGTCACCCACGGCTCGACCATGGTCCCAGTGGAGACCTTCAATCCCGAAGCGGTGCTCAAGGCGATCGAAGCCGAGCGCTGTACCGCCGTGCACGGTGTGCCGACCATGTTTATCGCCGAGATGGAACATCCCGCCTTCCGCAAGTACGACCTGTCGACCCTGCGCAGCGGGATCATGGCCGGCTCCCCCTGCCCGATCGAAGTCATGAAGCGGGTCATCCGCGACATGCACTGTTCCGAAATCACCATCACCTACGGTCAGACCGAGTCCTCTCCCGGCATCACCATGACCCGTACCGACGATCCCATCGAGCTGCGGGTGGCGAGCGTCGGCCGCGCCCTGCCCGATGTGGAAGTGAAGATCATCGATATCGAGACCGGCGCGGCTCTCCCCCCCGGCAAGCAGGGGGAACTCTGCACCCGCGGTTACCACGTGATGAAGGGCTATTACAAGATGCCCGAGGAAACGGCCAAGGCGATCGACGGCGACGGCTGGTTGCATACCGGCGACCTGGCGGTGATGGACGAGAACGGCTACTGCAAGATCACCGGCCGCATCAAGAACATGATCATTCGCGGTGGCGAAAACGTCTATCCCCGGGAGATCGAGGAGTTCCTCTACACCCATCCGAAGGTGGCCGACGTGCAGGTCTACGGCGTGCCCGACGCCAAATACGGTGAGCAGGTCATGGCGGCGGTCAAGATCAAGGATGGCGTGAGCTGCAGCGAAGAAGAAATCAAGGACTTCTGCCGGGGGCGTATCGCCAACTACAAGATTCCCTATTACGTCAAATTCGTCGATGAATACCCCATGACCGCCAGCGGCAAAATCCAGAAATTCAAGCTGCGGGAAATGGCCATCCGCGAACTCCGCCTCGAAGAAGCCGAGACGGCTTAA
- a CDS encoding putative bifunctional diguanylate cyclase/phosphodiesterase, whose translation MARLFARAEDTCLLKIGAVLLALIWTLLAVAGLYWNYRKEERATVEMAKVQARALAEKMVVYRHWNARHGGVYVEADAQTPPNPYLADLPERDVVTPSGRLLTMVNPAYMLREVFQLEASLLGLSGRITSTRPINPANTADTWEQAALLRLADGDTEVAAVLDGEAGDFLRYMLPLRTEAECLPCHAHQGYEIGNLRGGLSVSVAIDPLREVRRPQLWLALFGIGFFWLLGLGIILIGGRRLDLQARHRNRAEARVRFLDHHDHLTLLPNKSAFLAELEQEIVRSRRVESGFALLLIDIDGFKKINQALGHGRGDTLLRQLGEELRLKVGERGLVGHFGAGAFPVLLPRTASLSETGHLARELIESFHAPFMVDGQEIFISCGCGITFYPSDGEEGADLLQNAASALQAAKSRGRGQIGYYAPEMNDRALERMRLENELRRALDGDELLLYYQPQVDAESGQVIAAEALIRWRHPRFGLISPDRFVPVAEESGLSLALGDWVVAAACRQLREWRRQGRSPVPVAVNLSVSQFHRPGLDEFMRRQVEEAGIAPADLILEVTEGALMSHTHQVLSAMANLQELGFRIAIDDFGTGYSSLSYLKHFPIDALKIDQSFIRDLPEDGDSRGIVSAIIALGANLGLKVVAEGVEKREQFDYLLSRRCTIIQGYFYSPPLEAKEFVQWLDAREGR comes from the coding sequence ATGGCTCGGTTGTTCGCGAGGGCGGAGGACACCTGCCTGTTGAAGATCGGCGCCGTACTTCTGGCTCTGATCTGGACCCTTTTGGCGGTCGCCGGTCTCTACTGGAATTATCGCAAGGAAGAGCGGGCAACAGTAGAGATGGCCAAGGTCCAGGCCCGCGCCCTGGCCGAGAAGATGGTCGTCTACCGCCACTGGAACGCCCGTCACGGCGGCGTTTACGTCGAAGCCGATGCCCAGACCCCGCCCAACCCCTATCTTGCCGATCTCCCCGAACGGGATGTGGTCACCCCCTCCGGGCGGTTGTTGACTATGGTCAACCCCGCTTACATGCTGCGCGAGGTCTTTCAACTCGAAGCCAGCCTGCTCGGCCTTTCCGGCCGCATCACCAGTACCCGCCCGATCAACCCCGCCAACACCGCCGATACCTGGGAACAGGCCGCCCTGCTGCGCCTGGCCGACGGCGACACGGAAGTTGCCGCGGTCCTGGACGGGGAGGCCGGCGACTTTCTCCGCTACATGCTCCCCTTGCGGACCGAGGCCGAATGCCTCCCCTGTCACGCCCACCAGGGCTACGAGATTGGCAACCTGCGCGGCGGGCTGAGTGTTTCGGTGGCGATCGATCCCCTGCGGGAGGTGCGTCGCCCTCAGCTCTGGCTGGCCCTTTTCGGGATCGGTTTCTTCTGGCTGCTGGGGCTGGGGATCATTCTCATCGGCGGTCGCCGCCTCGATCTCCAGGCGCGGCACCGCAACCGCGCCGAGGCCCGGGTCCGTTTCCTCGACCATCACGACCACCTGACGCTGCTCCCCAACAAGTCCGCCTTTCTCGCCGAACTGGAGCAGGAGATCGTCCGTTCGCGCCGGGTTGAATCGGGCTTCGCCCTGCTGCTGATCGACATCGACGGCTTCAAGAAGATCAACCAGGCCCTGGGGCATGGCCGTGGCGATACCTTGCTGCGGCAGCTCGGGGAAGAGTTGCGCCTGAAAGTCGGCGAGCGCGGCCTGGTCGGGCATTTCGGCGCCGGCGCTTTTCCGGTCCTCCTGCCGCGAACGGCTTCCCTGAGCGAAACCGGGCATCTGGCCCGGGAGCTGATCGAGTCTTTTCATGCTCCCTTTATGGTCGATGGCCAGGAAATATTCATCAGTTGCGGCTGCGGCATCACTTTTTACCCCAGCGATGGTGAAGAGGGGGCCGATCTGCTGCAAAATGCCGCCAGCGCTCTACAGGCGGCGAAAAGCCGGGGGCGGGGGCAAATCGGCTATTACGCCCCGGAAATGAACGACCGCGCCCTGGAACGGATGCGCCTGGAAAACGAACTGCGTCGGGCGCTCGACGGGGATGAACTGCTTCTTTATTACCAGCCCCAGGTCGATGCCGAAAGCGGGCAGGTGATTGCCGCCGAGGCCTTGATCCGCTGGCGCCATCCTCGATTTGGGCTCATCTCCCCCGATCGGTTCGTCCCGGTCGCCGAGGAAAGTGGCCTCTCCCTGGCTCTCGGCGACTGGGTGGTGGCTGCCGCCTGCCGGCAGTTGCGGGAATGGCGGCGGCAGGGGAGGTCGCCTGTGCCGGTGGCGGTCAATCTCTCCGTCAGCCAGTTTCATCGCCCCGGCCTCGACGAATTCATGCGGCGCCAGGTGGAAGAAGCGGGGATCGCCCCCGCCGATCTTATCCTGGAAGTCACCGAAGGCGCGTTGATGAGTCACACCCATCAGGTTCTCTCGGCTATGGCGAACCTTCAGGAACTAGGTTTCCGTATCGCCATCGACGACTTCGGCACCGGCTATTCCTCCCTCAGTTACCTGAAACACTTTCCCATCGATGCCTTGAAGATCGATCAGTCCTTCATCCGCGATCTGCCCGAGGATGGCGACAGCCGGGGGATCGTCTCGGCGATTATCGCCCTCGGGGCCAATCTCGGCCTGAAGGTGGTGGCCGAGGGGGTCGAGAAACGCGAACAGTTCGATTATCTTCTCTCCCGGCGCTGCACGATCATCCAGGGCTATTTCTACAGCCCGCCCCTCGAAGCCAAAGAGTTCGTCCAGTGGCTCGATGCCCGGGAGGGCCGCTGA
- a CDS encoding M24 family metallopeptidase has protein sequence MRLTPASELEARYKKLQVLMEPAGLDAVLMIQSADLFYFTGSVQQGALYVPVSGEPLYLVRKDYGRARMECGLREVHPFKSPKDIPGRLADFGYPLPTRLGMELDVVPVALFQRFQAVLPEAKVSDATPLIRTVRAVKSAYEIDIMKDAALQVDKVYQRAKEVIRVGITDLELAAELEFVARKEGHQGITRMRAFNNELFFGHIFSGADSAAPAFLDTPLGGIGVNPSIGQGASYKTIKANEPIIVDFAGAFDGYLVDQTRVFCIGGLPEPLRQAYVDMYQIQNRLKEIARPGVTWGALYDDCHRLACELGYADHFMGSKGAQVSFIGHGLGVEIDEYPFIARGFNEQTLEENMTFAFEPKAVYPGLGAVGIENTFRVAKDGLKHITFSNEELVVL, from the coding sequence ATGCGCCTCACTCCTGCGAGCGAACTGGAAGCTCGCTATAAAAAACTCCAGGTGCTGATGGAACCGGCCGGGCTCGATGCCGTGCTGATGATCCAGAGCGCCGATCTCTTCTATTTCACTGGTTCCGTGCAGCAGGGGGCGCTCTATGTTCCCGTCAGCGGCGAGCCCCTCTATCTGGTGCGCAAGGATTACGGCCGGGCGCGGATGGAGTGCGGCCTGCGCGAGGTCCATCCCTTCAAGAGCCCGAAAGACATCCCCGGGCGCCTCGCCGACTTCGGTTATCCCCTGCCTACGCGCCTGGGCATGGAGCTCGACGTGGTACCGGTGGCGCTCTTCCAGCGCTTCCAGGCGGTGTTGCCCGAGGCTAAAGTGAGCGACGCCACGCCGCTCATCCGCACCGTGCGGGCGGTCAAGTCCGCCTACGAAATCGACATCATGAAGGATGCCGCCCTGCAGGTCGATAAGGTCTACCAGCGGGCGAAAGAGGTCATCCGCGTCGGCATCACCGACCTGGAACTGGCCGCCGAGTTGGAGTTCGTCGCCCGCAAAGAAGGCCACCAGGGAATCACCCGCATGCGCGCCTTCAACAACGAACTCTTCTTCGGCCATATCTTCTCCGGCGCCGACAGCGCCGCCCCGGCCTTTCTCGACACCCCCCTCGGCGGCATCGGGGTCAACCCCTCCATCGGCCAGGGGGCGAGTTACAAGACGATCAAGGCCAACGAGCCGATCATCGTCGACTTCGCCGGCGCCTTCGACGGCTATCTCGTCGATCAGACCCGGGTCTTCTGCATCGGTGGCCTGCCCGAGCCGCTGCGTCAGGCCTACGTCGATATGTACCAGATCCAGAACCGGCTCAAGGAAATTGCCCGTCCCGGCGTCACCTGGGGCGCCCTCTACGACGACTGTCACCGCCTCGCCTGCGAACTCGGCTACGCCGATCACTTCATGGGTTCGAAGGGCGCGCAGGTTTCCTTCATCGGCCACGGCCTCGGCGTCGAAATCGACGAATACCCCTTCATCGCCCGGGGTTTCAACGAGCAGACCCTGGAAGAAAACATGACCTTCGCCTTCGAACCGAAAGCGGTCTACCCCGGCCTCGGCGCCGTCGGCATCGAAAACACCTTCCGCGTTGCCAAGGACGGGCTGAAACACATTACCTTCAGCAATGAGGAGTTGGTGGTTTTGTAA